DNA sequence from the Rubinisphaera margarita genome:
ACCAGCACTTTGACTGGTACGTCCTGACCATCGTTCGACTGCTGAGCGATCATCTGCTGGACACCCATCATGGCGATCAGGCCGCATCCGACCGCAAACGCCAGGACTACAACGGTTTTCATCTTCATGGCTATCCCCTCGATCAGTATTTGACTGATCGGCAGCTCCTCGCTGCGATCGAAAATGACCGAGAGAACACGCGGCGCAAAGTCCGCTGTGTCACTTCATCGGCTGTAGATTGTTAAACTCTTCACCTTATGACGGACGTATCGGATGGTTTGAAGATGACGAATTTGCACTCAATCACCACAAAACACCCAGACTTCCCAGCCCATCGATCCCGTGGGCTCGTCCGTCCAGTCTGTTACATCATGCCGGCGTAGAAGAAGTACGCGATCGACCCGATGCAGATCGGAATGCCGTAGGGCAGCAGCAGCATCTGCGGCTTCCGCTCAGCGGCAATTTTGTACAGTTCGGCTGGTTTCCGGATGGTCAGAAACTCAAAGACAATCATCAGGAAGTTCGAATAGTGACGCTGCCAGCTGCGACGGTAGAGCACCATGATGACGGCCATGATGGCTCCGACGATCACGGAGACACAGAACGCATGCCAGGTGACAGCTGCTCCCAGCCAGGCACCGATGCCGGCCATGAGTTTCACATCACCCGCTCCCATGCCGCCCACAGCGTACAGAGGCAGCAGCGTGAGCAGACCGACGGTCATGCCCCAGAGCCCATCGCCAAGGCCATTGATTCCGCCCATCCAGGTGGAATAGATCAGTCCGCAGAAGACCATTGGGAACGTAATCCAGTTCGGAACCCGCAGTTCCTTACCATCGATCCACGCAGCCACGATCAGAATCACAGCCACCAGTTTTACGTGCCAGTTTTCCAGTAGAAATTGCCAATCCATGAGTTGTCACCTTTCGGCCTGTTTGATGAGGGGCATCGTTGAGCACTGGACTTCTTTGTCCAGCAGCAGTCGTCGCGTCAGTAACTCCTCTGTCGCGGAATACGGAAGGACTGCCCTGCAACCATAGGTCGAGATTGGGGGGTCTGCGGAGAAAATTCCGAAAATCTGAGGAGCCTCGATCGAGCCGATCAGAGACGCAGCCGAACCCGCAGTCGCAAAGCGCCAGTGCAGGAACACGGGACTCGCATCCGGCATTTCAGATCGAGCGCGCGAAGGCATCGGCCAGGACAAGAACAGGCCGAGCGAGGGGTGGAGCAGTTGCCCCAACAGGGAAACAATCCGTCCGCGTGGAATGCAGGGAACTCCGCGGCCAAAGCATTTTCATGCTTCTCCTGCAGTCGCGTGGGCGCCAATCCTCTGCCATGCTGAGTTTGCTTCTGCAAACGCCTGCAGTCCGATTTTGAATTTGCTTTAGCGTCCCGCGCAGGAAAACAGCCACATCAGCATTCCGACCAGAACAGGGAATGCCTGGCAGACGCTGGTAAACAGAGTGTCGCACCAGAAGGGAAACATATTTGTTTCTCGATTACACACAAAGGAATGAAGTTGCCGCAGAGGGGCAATGTCTCGCCAGCGAACCGGTTGGTCGTAGCGCGGGAAAATGGGCTGTCAGACCCGAACGCCTGACAGCCCATCGATTCCAGCTGACTCTCCTCCGGTCACAAAATGCCCGCGAGGTGAACGGCGGAGAATCGGTTGTTTTCAGACTTAGCTGATGGCGTCGCGAACTTTGCCGAACTGGGTGTTGGCGTTTGTTCCGATGGCCTTGATGGCGGTCAGACAGACGACCACGATCAGAGCCAGCATGACGGCGTACTCAACAGCCGTCGGTCCATCTTCACACACCAGGAAGTGCTTCACGTTGTCGATGATGTTTTTCATCTGGGTTACCTCTCAAATTTTTCTAACCTGACACATTATTTCTCGCGCCATCAGGACGCGAGTGACACCCGTAGGAAGGTCCGATCGAACACCCGTGAAAGAATTTATGCCCAATCGGTCAGGATCGCTGAGCAGCAGTCCTACTCAAACCTAGGTCAGGTTTTCGGTCGGGCCAATTTTTTCTAGAATATTTTCGACATTCTCCTTAAGCTGCCCGGTCGCTACAGTTTGAATGCAGGCGGCGAATCTCCTTCCGCCCTGCTCCCAAAGTGAAATCCGAGGCTGGTGCCCCTTGCGGCGCCGAGGTCCATGATGCGTTTTGACGACCCACGGGAACCTGCTCCTTATCTCAACCGGCAAGACCAGAGACGTCTGCTCGGCATGGTGGCGGTGCTTTCATTCGTCGTGATCGCCGTCATCTGGGCGGCTCGCCCGGCCTCGTGGCACTGGCTGATCCCGCCCGATAACGAAACGGCTTTGAACGAAGCCGATCCGGAGTCCGATCTCGATTCCGCGCCTCGCTTCGAAAGTGACCAGGCTCCGCCGGCTTCGAATCCCTTCTCGGCTCCCGAAACTCCGCTGAAACAGAACGATTCTCGTCCGGTCGCCAACACAACGGGATCCCCGGTGGAGATCCCCGAAGACTGGTTGGAAGATGTCAACGACCAGTACATCGGGCTGCGGGCCGACGAGTCCGACTCGTACTACCGGGTGCTCGCTCATGTGACGCGGCTCGATGAAGATCTGTTGAGCCGGTCTGCCCGCAGTGATGTCCTGCACGTCAATCTGATGCACGAGCCGGAACGCTATCGCGGCGAACTCGTTCAACTCAAAGGGACGGCTCGCCGCATCGTCCCACTCGACGCGACCGAGAATCAGTACGGAATCCGCAAGCTGTATGAGATCTGGATTACAACTGACGATTCCGGCAGCGAGCCGTGGCGAATCGTGGCCAAGTCGATCGATGAACGGCTGCCGGTCGGCGAAAACGTGAATGCTCCGATCAAAGCGATCGGCTACTTCTTCAAGCAATACAGCTACGCCTCCCAGGGCGGCATGCACATCGCCCCGTTGATTCTGTCCGCTCGAGTCGACTCAAACGTGGTGGTCCGGGTCGCCCCCAGTGGGACGGGACTTCAGCCCTATATCATTCTGTTCGCGGCCTTCTTCGGACTTGGCACAATTCTGCTTGTGTCCGCTTACAGCCATGGCGATCGATTGTTTCAAACCCGGATGAAGGAACAGTTTCCCCCCGTGGACGATGAAGCCCAGAAAGTCCTCAAGAAGATGGAAGGCCAGCGGTACGACCCAACAGACGTGCTGAACGATCTCCCTGACGATCAGGTCAAAGACAATGCAATCTTTCTGCAGTCTCCGTCCGGGGGAGAAGGTTCTTCGAGTTCGGGGTAGAGGGAGGCCCCTGCAGTGTGCCATATCCTTTGGGAAGGCAATCCGCAGGCAGCCTTGTTGAGGCATTTCTGACGGGATATCATCCGCCACCTTTCTCCCCACTGACCACGGCATCTGGAGGATTCGCATGCTTCTGGCAGGAGACACCGGCGGCACCAAGACAGTTCTCGCGTTGTTCGACAAGGACCGTCCCGGAGAGCCGCTGCACGAAGAACGATTCCCCTCAGCCACCTTTTCCGGTTTGCAGGAAATCGTCTCGTCGTATCTGGAGAAGCATCAGGTCAAAGTCGAAGCCGCCTGTTTCGGACTGGCCGGCCCGGTTGAAGACGGCGTCTGCAAGACGATCAACCTGCCCTGGACCGTCGAACAGAAGAACCTCGTGTCTGTCGTTGGCACCGAACGCGTCCATCTGACCAACGACCTGGAAGCAATGGCCTGGTCGGTCGAAACGCTGCAGCCCAAGGACTTGGTCTGCATTCATGAAGGCCGAGAAGTCGACGAAAACCGGGGCGTTATCGCTGCCGGAACGGGTCTGGGAGAAGCCGGGATCTGGTACGGCACGCGATATCATCCCTTCGCCAGTGAGGGTGGCCACGCCGATTTCTCGCCACAGTCGCACGAAGAAGACGCTCTGCTGAGCTTCCTCCGCAACAAGTATCATCATGTCTCCTGGGAACGGGTGCTGTCCGGGCCAGGCATTGAGAACATCTTTGAG
Encoded proteins:
- a CDS encoding A24 family peptidase gives rise to the protein MDWQFLLENWHVKLVAVILIVAAWIDGKELRVPNWITFPMVFCGLIYSTWMGGINGLGDGLWGMTVGLLTLLPLYAVGGMGAGDVKLMAGIGAWLGAAVTWHAFCVSVIVGAIMAVIMVLYRRSWQRHYSNFLMIVFEFLTIRKPAELYKIAAERKPQMLLLPYGIPICIGSIAYFFYAGMM
- a CDS encoding Flp family type IVb pilin; its protein translation is MKNIIDNVKHFLVCEDGPTAVEYAVMLALIVVVCLTAIKAIGTNANTQFGKVRDAIS
- the glk gene encoding glucokinase produces the protein MLLAGDTGGTKTVLALFDKDRPGEPLHEERFPSATFSGLQEIVSSYLEKHQVKVEAACFGLAGPVEDGVCKTINLPWTVEQKNLVSVVGTERVHLTNDLEAMAWSVETLQPKDLVCIHEGREVDENRGVIAAGTGLGEAGIWYGTRYHPFASEGGHADFSPQSHEEDALLSFLRNKYHHVSWERVLSGPGIENIFEFLVNTYREKPSQAVLDKMKEEIPAAVITAAALDEQCPACIRTMEIFVGLYGAEAGNLALKIMAVGGIYIGGGIAPKILPLLDSETFRDAFRHKGRLQSVLKKVPVYVIMTNRAPLLGAAHVAKLLSEGQPIF